A stretch of Gouania willdenowi chromosome 21, fGouWil2.1, whole genome shotgun sequence DNA encodes these proteins:
- the LOC114455506 gene encoding ermin-like gives METKSGLPHFSNIIAREEDESEAQILDITDGISLEAPQEANMLWTSEEGDDSVFYSDEEQPYHEASCSLHRLVNSVAEEETQSDGPPGEGNHNPQMEIETTTEEVFASDSKCPREHLQQVKCTTATEEKQSEPKESIINVNQQVNKEAIEQETRIPKMEDEQQCSADLMLKKDEQTFLTHTGFHPNSSLAYSTMPLLKKPGVDKSSLQTPFDHLSTSKYSTMSYRKIRKGNTRQRIQDFEHMMMNM, from the exons ATGGAGACAAAGTCAGGTCTTCCACATTTCTCAAATATCATAGCAAGGGAAGAAGATGAATCTGAAGCCCAAATATTGGATATCACTGATGGGATCAGTCTTGAGGCTCCTCAAGAAGCAAACATGTTGTGGACATCGGAAGAAGGAGATGATTCTGTTTTCTACAGCGATGAGGAGCAACCTTATCATGAAGCATCATGCAGTTTGCATCGGCTAGTGAACAGTGTGGCAGAGGAAGAGACACAGAGTGATGGTCCTCCTGGAGAAGGCAACCACAATCCACAGATGGAGATAGAAACAACCACAGAGGAGGTGTTTGCTTCAGACTCCAAGTGTCCAAGAGAACATCTGCAGCAAGTGAAATGCACGACTGCAACTGAGGAGAAACAGTCGGAACCAAAGGAATCAATAATAAATG TGAATCAACAAGTCAACAAAGAGGCAATAGAACAAGAGACGAGGATTCCAAAGATGGAAGATGAACAACAGTGCAGTGCAGACCTCATGTTAAAGAAGGACGAGCAAAcctttctcacacacactgggTTTCATCCAAACTCCAGTTTGGCCTACTCTACCATGCCTCTGCTGAAAAAACCCGGAGTCGACAAATCCAGTCTCCAAACACCCTTTGACCACCTTTCAACATCTAAATACAGCACCATGTCCTACCGCAAGATCCGTAAAGGAAACACTCGTCAGAGGATACAAGACTTTGAGCACATGATGATGAACATGTGA